The following is a genomic window from Pseudomonas parafulva.
CCCTGCTCAGTGCCGAGCGCCGTGGCGACCTCAGCGAAGACGTCTACCGAATAAAAGCCGGCAACAGCCCGGACCCCAGCGTGGAGCTGGCCGTGACCCGTCTGGGTCTGGCCGATCAGCCCACTGAGCGAGCGGTGCCGGTGATCCTCCTGCATGGCAGCTTTTCCAACCGCCGTTTCTGGTATTCGCCCAAAGGCATTGGCCTGGGGGCGTTCCTGGCGAGGGCGGGCTTCGACGTGTGGATCCCGGAGATGCGCGGCCATGGCCTGTCGCCGCGCAATCGCCAATGGCGCGCCAACTGCGTGGCCGACTACGCGCGTTTCGATCTGCCGGTGATCGGCGCGTTCGTACAGGAGATGACGGGGCAGGCGCCGCACTGGGTCGGGCATTCCCTGGGCGGCACCACGCTGGTTGCCGCCCTGGGCGGTGGCTACTTGGACCCGAACAAGGTGGCCAGCGTGGCGCTGTTCGGTACCCAGGTCACTCGCCGCTACTGGCCTCTGAAGTTGCCGCCGGTGGTGTGGGGCGCGCGCCTGCTGCTCAAGCGCTTTGCCCAACTGTCGGGG
Proteins encoded in this region:
- a CDS encoding alpha/beta fold hydrolase, with product MQSSSTLFPVALLSAERRGDLSEDVYRIKAGNSPDPSVELAVTRLGLADQPTERAVPVILLHGSFSNRRFWYSPKGIGLGAFLARAGFDVWIPEMRGHGLSPRNRQWRANCVADYARFDLPVIGAFVQEMTGQAPHWVGHSLGGTTLVAALGGGYLDPNKVASVALFGTQVTRRYWPLKLPPVVWGARLLLKRFAQLSGPRLKRGPEDEPIGLALEWLRWQGLFGRFGVKDRDWWAGLAEVRVPLLAVAAVADTQDPLWACCALFEQWGDARKRFLRLGREDGFEAFGHVDMLVSKAAQDQVWPQVERWLAQAQSTPHAAATDYPVPDDCTASEGVALPDTRLRCD